One segment of Panicum virgatum strain AP13 chromosome 3K, P.virgatum_v5, whole genome shotgun sequence DNA contains the following:
- the LOC120696929 gene encoding uncharacterized protein LOC120696929: protein MATATYPQLVLLLLLVPASRAAPGGGNGTTTTPSAYEMLERYNFPRGILPAGVRGYELRPDGAFEVYFPRRCEFLLARRWLVRYEARVSGSVAAGKLTALQGISVKVVFLWLGVAEVDRAGDKLSFYIGPVATSFPLGDFAESPRCRGSDEDFTAAAAASS from the coding sequence atggccaccgccacctacccccagctggtgctgctgctcctcctcgtgCCCGCCAGCagggcggcgcccggcggcggcaacgggacgacgacgacgccgtcgGCGTACGAGATGCTGGAGCGGTACAACTTCCCGCGGGGCATCCTGCCGGCGGGCGTGCGGGGGTACGAGCTCCGGCCCGACGGCGCCTTCGAGGTGTACTTCCCGCGGCGCTGCGAGTTCCTGCTGGCGAGGCGGTGGCTAGTCCGCTACGAGGCGCGCGTCTCCGGCTCGGTGGCCGCCGGGAAGCTCACGGCGCTGCAGGGGATCAGCGTCAAGGTGGTCTTCCTCTGGCTCGGGGTCGCCGAGGTGGACCGCGCCGGGGACAAGCTCAGCTTCTACATCGGGCCCGTCGCCACCtccttcccgctcggggacttCGCCGAGAGCCCGCGCTGCCGCGGCTCCGACGAAGActtcacggcggcggcggcggcctcgtcgtGA